TGGTTTTGACACAGAATTAATAAAAGAAGCTGAATTAAAAGGTGCAGATGCCTATCTCTCATCTGAACTTAAGCATAGTGTATTATTATCGGCAGGTATTCCCCTTATTGAATCAACACACTATGCACTTGAATCACCGGGGATGAAAGCTCTAGCAAAAAGAGAAGGATGGATATTTATTGAAGAAAAACCCCATTTAAAAACAGTTTTATAAAAAAGTTCATGAAATTATATTTCATGCAACAGTTTCATGTAAATTACGAAGTAATTTTATAGCAAACCAAACCGGCAAAAAAATACATCAATGGATAAAAAAATCACAGATAAGAAATACAAAGGCGACCTTACAAAATCCCTAAGAGATAAAATTATCGCCAGATACGGCAAAAAAGGAGTGAATGCGTTAATAGCTGTCGATAATAAAAGAGTTTTAAAATATCTTGATTTTTTTGTTGTTATTGGAAACTCAGGGGAGTATGTTATAGCAGATGATTTCTGTACATGCCATGATTTTTCATACAGACAAAATAAATGCTGGCATATCCTTGCAGTCAAAATCGCCGAATATACAGGTGTTTATACTGAAATGCCTGAGTGGTATCAGGACAGATGGGCCAAATAGGATAATCATGAATAATTGCAAACACTAATACTACTTAAACATTATAAATTGTTGAGATATAGCGTGGTTTTTTATGCTCGAGGAAGAGTATCATCTTAATTATTTCAAATCCCAGGGCCTTATAAGGAAAATATGCACCAAATGTGGTGCTGCTTTCTGGACAAGAGATCCTGATCGTGAACTTTGCGGTGATGCACCCTGTGTGCCTTATAGTTTTATAGGCAATCCGGTCTTCAAACCGCACTCACTTGATGAGATGCGTGAAGCCTATCTTTCTTTCTTTGAAAGCAATGGCCATACAAGAATAAACAGATACCCTGTTGCTGCCCGATGGAGGGATGATATATATCTGACAATTGCTTCAATTGCAGATTTTCAGCCCTTTGTTACCAGCGGAGTCGTACCTCCTCCGGCAAATCCTCTTACAATATCCCAGCCTTGTATCAGGCTAAATGATCTGGATTCTGTCGGACGCTCCGGAAGACATCTTACCACATTTGAGATGATGGCACATCATGCCTTCAATTCGGATGATGAAGAAATATACTGGAAAGACAGAACAGTTGAATTGTGCGATCAGTTCCTTGAATCTATCGGCGGCAACTTAATGGATGTTACATATAAAGAGCATCCCTGGATTGGCGGGGGGAATGCCGGCCCAAGTGTAGAGATAATGATTGGCGGACTGGAAGTTGCAACGCTTGTTTTCATGAGTCTTGGAAAGACCAAAAATGATAAAACTCCTGTTGAACTTGATGGTGTTCCTTATTATCCAATTGATCTTAGAATTGTTGATACCGGATATGGTCTGGAACGCCTTGTCTGGGCTTCAAAAGGTTCTCCGACAATTTACGATGCAGTCTTTCCTGAGATGGTCAATGATCTGATGGTTTCTGCCGGAATTGAACATCTTCTTGACGAACCGGAATTTACAAAAATCCTGGGTATGAATGCCAAATATGCAGGTATGATGGATATTTCCGGCTCAAACCTTGTAACAATGAGAAAGCAGGTTGCTAAAAATATCAATGTCTCTTATGAAAAACTCCAGTCTATAATGGAGCCTGTTGAGCGCATATATGCAATAGCAGATCACACAAGGTGCCTTGCTTACATGCTTGGGGACTGCATTGTGCCTTCAAATGCGCAGGAAGGATACCTTGCGCGTCTTGTCATCAGAAGAACACTTCGTATGATGAATGAAATCAGGATGGACAATCAGTTATTTGATCTTATAGAAGCACAGATGCGATTCATTGGTTTAGATTCTTTTGAACAAAAACTGGATGTAATACGCGAAATTATCGCAAATGAAACGGAAAAATACAACCAGACAATGAGTCGCGGAGCAAGAATCGTTCAAAAGCTTGCAGAAACCTACAAAAAAGAGAATAAGAACATACCCTTAAAGGAACTTATGACACTTTATGATTCTCATGGTATTCCTCCGGAGATTGTAAGGGATATTGCCCGGGATGAGGGAACAGGAGTTGAACTTCCTGACAACTTCTACTCGCTTGTTGCAGATCTTCATTCAGAATCAGAAGATGAAGTAAAAGAAGATCCATATACAGAAATCCGGCAGAGAATAAGTGCTCTTCCACCGACCCATCGCTTATATTATGAACAGACGTCTGATACTGAATTTGAGGCTATGGTAATTGATCAGTTTAATGATTACATTGTTTTGGATCAGACTCTCTTTTATCCGGAAGGCGGAGGACAGCCTGCTGATATCGGATGCCTTGTATCAAAGGATTCTATGGTTAAAGTAATCAGCACTGTTAAAATCGGGGAGGTTATTCTCCATAAAATAAAAGGTGACAGTATAAAGAGGGGAACTCCGATAAAAGGACTCGTTGATGAAAATTTCCGCTGGACAATGATGCGCCACCATACAGGAACACATATTCTTCTTCATGCCGCAAAGGAGGTTTTAGGCGCACATATCCACCAGGCCGGTGCCCAGAAAGGATTTGATTCATCAAGACTTGATTTGCGCCATTTCAGGCACATAACTCCTGATGAACTGAAAAAAATTGAGATTGCCGCCAACAGACTGGTTCTTTCAAATGTTCATGTATATACAGAATGGGAGGACAGGACAAAGGCTGAGCAAAAATATGGGTTCTGTCTGTATCAGGGTGGTGTCCCTCCCGGAAAGGAGATTAGGATTGTAAAGGTTGCAGGTGATATTCAGGCATGTGCAGGTACACACTGTCGCAGTACAGGCGAGGTTGGACCAGTTAAAATAATAAGGGTTGAACATGTTCAGGACGGAATTGAAAGGGTTGAGTTTGCAGCCGGCCTTTCAGCTATCAGCTACATGCAAAAGACTGACGACATTGTTGACAAATCATCTGAAATCTTAAGTGTTCAGCGTGAAGTTTTGCCCTCATCAGTTGAGAGATTCTTTTCTGAATGGAAAGAGCAGAAGAAAACCATTGAAAATCTGCAAAAAGAACTTGTTGAGTTAAAAATCCAGTCACTTCCTGGAGAAGAAATAAACGGAGTTTTGGTTGCAGTATATGAAGTGAATGCATCTCCAAAAGAATTAGTTTCAATTGCAACCGGTTTCGCAAATAAAGGCGGTGTTGGTCTTATTGTCGGAGGCGATGAGAAAATTCATGTTGTTGCAGCATCAGGCATTGAAAATGTTGACGCCGGGGAAATAGTAAAGACTGTATGCAATATCCTGGGTGGAAAAGGGGGAGGAAAAGCCGGACTTGCGCAGGGTGTTGGAAAAGACAAAACACAAATAAAAAATGCGCTTGATGCAGGAAAAGAACTGATAACCAAATTTATCTAAATTAAATAACTAATTTATTCTTATCCATGACAGATAGTGTTGTTCTGCTTGAACCAGGCGATGACAGAGCCAAAAAAATAGGCAAGGCCATGGCAAGTCAGACAGCAAACGACATTCTGTCGAATCTAAAAAAAGGTAATCAGACACTTTCAGAGATAGCAGAAAATCTAAACCAGCCGCTTACAACAATAAAATATCATATTGAAAATCTTCTTGACGCCGGGCTTATAGAAGTTAAAAAAATAAAATACAGCGAAAAGGGAAGAGAAGTAAAGGTTTACGGGGTTTGTGAACAGATTGTTATTGTATCTGCCGGAAACAATGACATCCGACAGGTTTTAATGAAATATGCGTCTGTATTCAGCTTCTTTATTTTATCTGTGATAGCGCTTGGAATAATTACCAGTACTATTTTTTCAGGTATTGGAGGTTTGGGGAATACGCAGGCTCAAAGTGCCGGCATTAGTCCTTCTGGGGATTTCGTCTCTGCTGACTATATATCAGAGTCTGAATTGTATTCAGAAGCTGTATATGATAATACGACAGATGATTCATCTGTCAAAGGGTTAACATTAAGGACATTACAGCCTTCAGAGGATGCTTTAGAAGATGATGAAAATCATACCTCTGCTAATGCTAAAATATATGATCCGGAACCTCAATCAAAGCCGTTATTAACAAAAGATTTATCCGGAAATTTTGGAAGCGGAATCAGGTATGATACAACTTTGGATGAGAAAAAACCTGAATATGTGATGCATATCGCCGTATTATCATTCTTTGCAGGAGGTTGTGTAATAATCGTCCTTCTAATGTTATATGAGGCTTTAATCTGGAGAAAAGAAAAAAAATACTGGAAAATAATTGAGGAAAAAGAAAATACAGAAAATGATAATGAAAAAGACTAAATTAAAAGAATTAGTGAGTTTTAAAATCAGAATATTTATTTCATTTAGTTTTTTATTTAGATTTGACAGGAGATTTCTCTTAGAATCTGTTTAAATTTAATTTTTGTTAAAAAAAATTTCAGCTCTTTTAAGTTCATCCTGAGTATTGATATTAAAAGTAAGTTCTGGGCGGTTTAATAGAATTTTAAATTCCTTTTGTTCATTTTCAATTTCAGCTCCATTAAGTATATTTAGACCAACAGGACAGGAAATAGACCCGTTTATTGTTTCATGATAACTACATTTGCAGTTATTCTCATCAAATAGGTCACGGGGAACCCAGACTGAGCATGCCTGTATGTCCTGTTTTTTATATTCTGCATAAACTTCATGAATGATTTCCGGAGTAATCCCCGGTATATCTGACACGCATGAAAAGAAAGGATTTGTTTCTTCAATCTCTTTTATACAGCTTACCATGTCATCAACATAGCCTGCCCCGTCACTTTGATAAAAATCAATACTGTTTGCCCTGCACCAGTTTTTTGTCATTGGAACTTTTCTGGTTACAACAACAAGAACATCATATCCTGCATTTTCAAATGCCGAGATTACATACGAAATCATTGGACGGTCGGCGACTTTCACAAGAGGCTTTTCACCCAGGTTCATTCTTGTGCCAAGACCTCCTGCCATTATCAGCGCCAGCACTTCTGTAAAGCCTCCACAAGACAGATATTTTCGCGTCTTGTCCTTACTGCAACCCTGACAGATTGTAAGAGTCCAAAAGAAGCACAATCTCTGATAAAAATTCCTTCTTTTAACATTTCTTTTATAAAATCTTTGGAATCACGATTTATATTTAGAAGAATAAAATTTGCGCCGGAAGGCAGATACTCTATGCCTATTTCGTCTAATTTTTTATAGAGCCATTCTCTTTCGATATTGATTAGATTTCTTGACTTTTCAAGTTCATCATAAATCTCAATAGCTTTTGATGCGAAATCTTCTGCAAAACCATTCAGGGTCCAGGGCGGTCTTATAACTTCAATTTTTTCTATGATTTCAGGACTCCCAAAACCAAACCCTATTCTAAGACCCGGGACTGAAAATGATTTGGTAAGAGATCTGCTCACAAACACATTTGAAATGCCTTCTCCAATAAGAGTTTCCGCCTTATCTGAAAGATCATTGAATGCTTCATCTACAAAAAGAAATGAATCCTTTTCATTGCAGGCATCTGCCATTTTTAAAAGTTCATCTTTTGGATATACATAACCTGTTGGATTGTTGGGATTGCAGACGACACGAATACGAATTGCCTTATCTTCCGTTGTTGTGTGGATTCCTCCTGCAAGTTTTATTGAAAGAGCATATTCTCCAAATGTATGCAAATCGGTCTTTACATAATCGCCTTTTTTCACAGTGGCGTAAAAAAATGATCTTATTACTTCAATTGATCCGTTTCCAACACAAATCTCATCTTCATGACAGCCAAATCTACGCGCAACCTTTGTTTTTAGCTCATGATATGAGTCGTCAGGATATGCTGATATAAGAGCAGGGTTAGGTTTCCAGTCAAAAACAGGAGGGAATGGGTTTAAATTTGCACTAAAGTCCATTATGCTGTTTTTATCTTTATCAAGACGAAGCTGTGATGCACCTCCATGGCTCACTTTCCGGGGAAAACCTGATTCCAAAAAAATCTCTCCTTCTTCATTTTAGTTGAATTTAGATGAATAAAACAATTTTGTCAGAATTTCGCCATTGAATGATAATGTTTATATAGTTAGGGATTGTATCAATGATTGTCTGAAAACTAAATGTCTGACAAAAAGTAAACATATGTCAGACAATAAGCAGACAAATGTCTGCTAAATGTCGGACACGTGGTTTCTATGATGGAGCGAGTTACAATCAGATTACCTTCTCAGCAGGTTGCAACACTTGAAAAACTGGTGGAGGCAGGCGAATTTCCAACAGTATCTGAGGCAATCAGATACTCAGTTAGAGAACTCATCGGAAAACACGCAAACAGGGTAATTAGAGACAGTGAACAGATTTCTTTTGAGATGTAAATTTTGTGGGGCAAGTGGAGCTTTACAAAACATCTCTGGTTAAGAAATTCGAAAATGTCAGTTTAATTCAAAAGGTAAGGAGGAATATTGGATGCAATCAATAATTAACGAAGCATTAAAACATGCAGAATATGAACAACAGGGAGCAAAGAAAACATCCGGAGTAATTGGTGAAGAAGATTTTATAGGTCAGCCCAGAATTGTTATCGTCGGTTGTGGTGGAGCAGGTAATAACACAATCAACCGGTTGTATCATATGAAAGTAAAAGGTGCCGAGACAATTGCAGTTAATACTGATAAACAGCACCTTGAGATGATTCAGGCTGATAAGAGAGTTCTCGTTGGAAAATCACTTACAAAAGGTCTTGGAGCAGGAGGTTTCCCTGATGTTGGAAAGCGTGCCGCTGAGATGGCAAGAACAACACTTGAAGGACTCTTACAGGATGCAGATCTTGTGTTCATCACTGCAGGTATGGGTGGTGGAACAGGTACTGGTGTTGCACCGGTTGTTGCACAGATAGCAAAAGAACAGGGGGCAATCGTTGTAGGTATGGTAAGCTACCCCTTCCAGGTTGAGAAAGCAAGACTTATCCGTGCAGAAGAGGGTCTTGAAGCATTATCAAACGCGGCAGACTCCGTAATTGTTCTTGATAACAACCGTCTGATGACATTTGTTCCAAATCTGCCACTTGGCCAGGCCTTCTCTGTAATGGACCAGTTAATCGCAGAAACTGTAAAAGGAATCTCTGAGACAATTACAGAGCCTTCACTTATCAACATCGATTATGCAGATGTTCGTGCCATAATGAGCAAGGGCGGAGTTGCAGTTATGCTTGTTGGAGAAAGCAAGCAACAGAACAAAGCAGAAAGTGTTGTTCATGAATGTCTTAACCATCCGCTTCTTGACATAGATTACAGGGGCGCTACAGGAAGTCTTATTCACATCACAGGTGGCAGTGATTTAACACTTGCAGATGCAGAAGAAATTGCAAGTACACTCACATACGAACTTGATGCTCATGCAGATGTTATCTGGGGCGCACGTATTAATAGTGACTTTGAAGGAAAGGTTCGCGTCATGGCAATCATGACCGGTGTAAAAAGCGCACAGGTTATCGGACACTGCAAACAGCCCGCTATTTCAAGAAATGAAATTGCACAGGGTCCTTTTGAGAGAAGTTACTCCAGAAACAGCAGCCCGGCAATGAGCTCGTCAGGAAGAAGAGCTGCAACAGAGCAGACCAGTGGCGGTCTGATTGATTTTATCCGTTAAGTATGAAGTTAAATGAAAAACTTTGGTTAAAAAAAGAATATTCAGATTCGGGATAGATATTCATTTGAATAATTATCATGGAATTCTGTATTATTCTGTTTAATCAAAGAATTCAACTTTCTATCAAGAGGTACGGTTAAAATCTTAAATCATAAAAAAATTAATGCATAGATATCAGACTAAAACAATTAAATTTGCCTTTAAAAATTCCATAACTCCGCCTAAAATAAATTTACCAATAATTTATTTTTTATGCGGTCAAATTCAAATTGATTTTAATCCTTTTCAGTTTCTATCAGCTTTTTTAAATTCAACATTGAATCTTTCAGAATTCTTACGATATTTTTATATACATATGATAGCAAATTTATAGAAATCATTGTGCAGAACTGAAAAGAATGCACAGATAACTTAAACAGGCCATTTAGCAAAATCATAAATCGGCTCTGTGATGGAATAGGAAGTAGAACAAAAGACGAACAGCAAGAAGAACACGGATATTTCAAAATTGGTTAATATTCGGAAAAAAGATCTTTTGTTTGTAAATTTTATTTATCCTAATGTTTCCTTAACAGTTATTTGTAATATTCTCTCGTTTCAGAACTGCCGTGTTATAATTACAGGTATGTGTTGAGCATGTTGAACGAATTGATAGAAAAAAGAAAAGTTGTTCTCCAGCAGTCGGAGGAACATAAAGAAAAAAGAAATGAACTTAATGCTCTTGCAAGTGCACAGGCACGCGAGCGTAACCAGCTTAATGCACAGACACGCGAGTTCGTTGACGAAGCACAAAAAAACAAGGAACTGCGCGATCAGGCAAATAATGATGTTCACCGTATAAAAGACGAGAGAAATGTCTACAATGATCAGGCTAACGCTCTTTTTGAAGAAATTGACGCTCATAAAAAAGAACATGGCGCAATAAACAGCAATCGCGGCATAAAAGAACTTCAAAAGCAGATTGAACATCTTGAGATGGAACAGCAGACCCGCGTTATGAATACAGAAAAGGAACGCGAGTTAATAGAGAAGATAAAACAGCTCAGAAATTCAATTAAAGAGCAGGAAGAAGAACTTGAGCAGAACAAGGAAGTACACACAAAACTCCAGGAAGCTCGTGATCTTCGCAAAAAGGCATCTGATCTTCATGCAACTGTAACAGAAGCAGCAGAACTTGCTCAAAAATATCATGATCTGATGGTTGAATGTTACAGAAAAGCAGATAAGTCCCGTGAGGCGGCTGATGAGGCACACAAGAAATTTGTTGAGGCACAGGAATCTGCAGATGCCGAACACAATCAGTTCATCGCATGCCAAAAAGAAATCCGTGATTATGACAAAGTAATCGGCGGCCTTCGCAAGAAAACCAAAAAGTCAAAGGTTACAAAAGAGCAAAAAGCTGTACGCAAAGAAGCTGAACAGGTATTCCAGCAGTTCAGAAGCGGTGAAAAACTCACCACTGACGACATTCTTCTTCTTCAGCGTGCAAAACTTATCTAATTTCTTTATCTTTTATTTTTAGGCAATTTTTTATACATACAGAATGAATTTTATTTAGATGCCGGATATGAAGACACTTATATTATGTGTCGATCGTGATGACGATATCGGATTTAAGGCAAATATAAAAGAGCCGGTTTTCGGAAGAGATAACTGTCTTGATGCAGCCAACAGGCTGGCTCTTGCTGATCCTGAAGATTCGGATGTTAATGCAATATTTCAGGGTTTAAAAACCTTTGATGAATTAAAAGAAAAAGGAGAAGATGTTTATATTGCAGTCATTGGCGGCAGTCACACAAATGAAATTGAAGGCGACAGAAGAATTTCATTTGAGCTTGGAAAAATTGTCTGGGATAATGAAATAAATGAATGTATTCTTGTAACAGACGGTGCTGAAGATGAATTTGTTCTTCCAATAATTCAGTCCGTTGTAGATGTAAAAAGCATTAAAAGAGTTATTGTAAAACAGATGCCAAATCTGGAAGGAACTTATTACATCATAAAGAAATTTTTAGACGATCCTGAGATTTCAAGGACATTTCTGGTTCCTGTAGGAGTTGCAATGCTTATTTATGCGATTGCCAATCTTTTTGGAAATCCGGAGATTGCAATAGTTATTGTGGTGGGAGTTTTAGGAATATTTCTGCTCTTCAAAGGACTTGGTATTGATGAATACTTCAATTATACGATAAATGCACTTCAGACCTCATTTGTAGGGGGACGGTTCACGTTTATTGCCTATATTTCAGCTCTCCTTATGGGAATTATCGGATTTATTTTGGGCCTTACAAGTCTTCTTGAGTGGTATTCTGCAGATCAGGGAATACTTTTCTATATGCTTTCATTTATCTATGGATCTGTCGGGTACTTCACAGCTGCAGCTTTGATTGCGTCCATTGGAAAATTAATTGATATTTATCTAAATGATATTGCAGCGCTCGGCAGATATATTGCAATTCCCTTCTTTATTGGATCAGTTGGAGTAATAGCATATGGCGCAAGCATATATATTCTTGCAATAAGCAGTAGTCTTGAGTTTCCATTTCTGGGAATAGAAGGAGTAAGGACAATTATTTATGCAACAATTATCGGCCTTTTAATTGCAGGTACGGGGATGTATCTGCAAAAATATGTAGCAAAATGGACAAGGATAAAAAACGGTAATAATCCTGAATTATAATTTTTTCTTTTATTTTTTTTTGTTGATTGTATATCCTGAAATAATCTGGTACCATATTTACACATTGAAGATTTACACATTGATGTTTAAAATTATCCAATCGATGAACTTTTAACAGGTCAAATGGTTAATACCCTTAGATGTTCCTGAATCAGGATTTTTATAATGTGAAATCCCTGAGTTAAATCTAACAGACATCACATAGAATGGATGAGAAAAATTAATTCATGAATTAAGTTATGAATTAAGTTATGAATTAATTTTTTTGAATTAATTTTGTTGTGGTAAAGCATCAGCGAAGTAACCCATTCCGGGTATTTCACTGGCATCTATGAAATTACGAGTTGAACGTGGAGTCTTTACAGTAATTTCCGGAACAGTAACCTCCAGGTCTTTTCTTGGAAACCACAATGATCCATCACCGTTGTCAATAGAAGGATTGTCAAAAATAATAATTGCGTTGTCCATCTCAACATTTTCGAATCTGCAGTTATCAGAATTCATAATTTTGCAAAGTTTATTTTTTAGATCAGATTTTCCAAGGAAAACTACTAAAATCTGAATACCATCGTCTATTTTGTAATTAATATTGTATTCAGCAGTATTCTTTGTTAATTCAAGAGTAATATTTTCCACTTCAATATAACTGTACTTTGAATCATCTCCTGCTGATGCAATTGGTATTGTGCTGATTACGAAAATAACAGAGATAATCAGTACAGAAAGTACAGAATATTTTTTCATTGTACATTATAGTTTAATATGAATTGATTAAATCTTTTATGGTTAAAATTTAGAAAAATACAAAAAAAAATTAAAAATCCAGGTTATCTTAGATTTTTGTTAGTTTAATCTCAATACTGGAAACATTTGTTTTTCCGCTTTCAGTATCAACAATTTCTGTGGATGTTTCAATTACTGATTTTTGTACATCCTCCAGAAAACGGTTTAATGCAATCTCTGTTGTATCAACCGCACGTGAAATAGCTTTGCCGCGCGCCTTTACTGAAACCTCTTCAGCTCCCTGATTGAATTGTGTTACTACTGCAAGAACATAGTTCATTACAGGTTTGTTTCCTACGAATACTGTATTGTCTGACAATTAGTTCCCCTCCTTTTTTTAAAGATACTTTTTGCTCACAATTAACTCTGCATTAAGGACAGAAGCACCTGCCGCACCACGTATGGTGTTATGTCCCATTGCAATAAAACGCACGCCTTCACGAATTCTTCCAACAGAAACAGTCATTCCACGTCCACGATTGCGATCCAGTCTTGGCTGCGGCCTGTCCTCCTGTTCAAACAAAAGCACGGATTTTTCCGGCTGTGTCGGAA
The genomic region above belongs to Methanomicrobium antiquum and contains:
- a CDS encoding SWIM zinc finger family protein, whose translation is MDKKITDKKYKGDLTKSLRDKIIARYGKKGVNALIAVDNKRVLKYLDFFVVIGNSGEYVIADDFCTCHDFSYRQNKCWHILAVKIAEYTGVYTEMPEWYQDRWAK
- the alaS gene encoding alanine--tRNA ligase, with amino-acid sequence MLEEEYHLNYFKSQGLIRKICTKCGAAFWTRDPDRELCGDAPCVPYSFIGNPVFKPHSLDEMREAYLSFFESNGHTRINRYPVAARWRDDIYLTIASIADFQPFVTSGVVPPPANPLTISQPCIRLNDLDSVGRSGRHLTTFEMMAHHAFNSDDEEIYWKDRTVELCDQFLESIGGNLMDVTYKEHPWIGGGNAGPSVEIMIGGLEVATLVFMSLGKTKNDKTPVELDGVPYYPIDLRIVDTGYGLERLVWASKGSPTIYDAVFPEMVNDLMVSAGIEHLLDEPEFTKILGMNAKYAGMMDISGSNLVTMRKQVAKNINVSYEKLQSIMEPVERIYAIADHTRCLAYMLGDCIVPSNAQEGYLARLVIRRTLRMMNEIRMDNQLFDLIEAQMRFIGLDSFEQKLDVIREIIANETEKYNQTMSRGARIVQKLAETYKKENKNIPLKELMTLYDSHGIPPEIVRDIARDEGTGVELPDNFYSLVADLHSESEDEVKEDPYTEIRQRISALPPTHRLYYEQTSDTEFEAMVIDQFNDYIVLDQTLFYPEGGGQPADIGCLVSKDSMVKVISTVKIGEVILHKIKGDSIKRGTPIKGLVDENFRWTMMRHHTGTHILLHAAKEVLGAHIHQAGAQKGFDSSRLDLRHFRHITPDELKKIEIAANRLVLSNVHVYTEWEDRTKAEQKYGFCLYQGGVPPGKEIRIVKVAGDIQACAGTHCRSTGEVGPVKIIRVEHVQDGIERVEFAAGLSAISYMQKTDDIVDKSSEILSVQREVLPSSVERFFSEWKEQKKTIENLQKELVELKIQSLPGEEINGVLVAVYEVNASPKELVSIATGFANKGGVGLIVGGDEKIHVVAASGIENVDAGEIVKTVCNILGGKGGGKAGLAQGVGKDKTQIKNALDAGKELITKFI
- a CDS encoding ArsR/SmtB family transcription factor, which translates into the protein MTDSVVLLEPGDDRAKKIGKAMASQTANDILSNLKKGNQTLSEIAENLNQPLTTIKYHIENLLDAGLIEVKKIKYSEKGREVKVYGVCEQIVIVSAGNNDIRQVLMKYASVFSFFILSVIALGIITSTIFSGIGGLGNTQAQSAGISPSGDFVSADYISESELYSEAVYDNTTDDSSVKGLTLRTLQPSEDALEDDENHTSANAKIYDPEPQSKPLLTKDLSGNFGSGIRYDTTLDEKKPEYVMHIAVLSFFAGGCVIIVLLMLYEALIWRKEKKYWKIIEEKENTENDNEKD
- a CDS encoding NTP transferase domain-containing protein, which codes for MLALIMAGGLGTRMNLGEKPLVKVADRPMISYVISAFENAGYDVLVVVTRKVPMTKNWCRANSIDFYQSDGAGYVDDMVSCIKEIEETNPFFSCVSDIPGITPEIIHEVYAEYKKQDIQACSVWVPRDLFDENNCKCSYHETINGSISCPVGLNILNGAEIENEQKEFKILLNRPELTFNINTQDELKRAEIFFNKN
- a CDS encoding pyridoxal phosphate-dependent aminotransferase, translating into MESGFPRKVSHGGASQLRLDKDKNSIMDFSANLNPFPPVFDWKPNPALISAYPDDSYHELKTKVARRFGCHEDEICVGNGSIEVIRSFFYATVKKGDYVKTDLHTFGEYALSIKLAGGIHTTTEDKAIRIRVVCNPNNPTGYVYPKDELLKMADACNEKDSFLFVDEAFNDLSDKAETLIGEGISNVFVSRSLTKSFSVPGLRIGFGFGSPEIIEKIEVIRPPWTLNGFAEDFASKAIEIYDELEKSRNLINIEREWLYKKLDEIGIEYLPSGANFILLNINRDSKDFIKEMLKEGIFIRDCASFGLLQSVRVAVRTRRENICLVEALQKCWR
- a CDS encoding ribbon-helix-helix domain-containing protein, which codes for MMERVTIRLPSQQVATLEKLVEAGEFPTVSEAIRYSVRELIGKHANRVIRDSEQISFEM
- the ftsZ gene encoding cell division protein FtsZ is translated as MQSIINEALKHAEYEQQGAKKTSGVIGEEDFIGQPRIVIVGCGGAGNNTINRLYHMKVKGAETIAVNTDKQHLEMIQADKRVLVGKSLTKGLGAGGFPDVGKRAAEMARTTLEGLLQDADLVFITAGMGGGTGTGVAPVVAQIAKEQGAIVVGMVSYPFQVEKARLIRAEEGLEALSNAADSVIVLDNNRLMTFVPNLPLGQAFSVMDQLIAETVKGISETITEPSLINIDYADVRAIMSKGGVAVMLVGESKQQNKAESVVHECLNHPLLDIDYRGATGSLIHITGGSDLTLADAEEIASTLTYELDAHADVIWGARINSDFEGKVRVMAIMTGVKSAQVIGHCKQPAISRNEIAQGPFERSYSRNSSPAMSSSGRRAATEQTSGGLIDFIR
- a CDS encoding coiled-coil protein, which encodes MLNELIEKRKVVLQQSEEHKEKRNELNALASAQARERNQLNAQTREFVDEAQKNKELRDQANNDVHRIKDERNVYNDQANALFEEIDAHKKEHGAINSNRGIKELQKQIEHLEMEQQTRVMNTEKERELIEKIKQLRNSIKEQEEELEQNKEVHTKLQEARDLRKKASDLHATVTEAAELAQKYHDLMVECYRKADKSREAADEAHKKFVEAQESADAEHNQFIACQKEIRDYDKVIGGLRKKTKKSKVTKEQKAVRKEAEQVFQQFRSGEKLTTDDILLLQRAKLI
- a CDS encoding DUF373 family protein, giving the protein MPDMKTLILCVDRDDDIGFKANIKEPVFGRDNCLDAANRLALADPEDSDVNAIFQGLKTFDELKEKGEDVYIAVIGGSHTNEIEGDRRISFELGKIVWDNEINECILVTDGAEDEFVLPIIQSVVDVKSIKRVIVKQMPNLEGTYYIIKKFLDDPEISRTFLVPVGVAMLIYAIANLFGNPEIAIVIVVGVLGIFLLFKGLGIDEYFNYTINALQTSFVGGRFTFIAYISALLMGIIGFILGLTSLLEWYSADQGILFYMLSFIYGSVGYFTAAALIASIGKLIDIYLNDIAALGRYIAIPFFIGSVGVIAYGASIYILAISSSLEFPFLGIEGVRTIIYATIIGLLIAGTGMYLQKYVAKWTRIKNGNNPEL
- the albA gene encoding DNA-binding protein Alba → MSDNTVFVGNKPVMNYVLAVVTQFNQGAEEVSVKARGKAISRAVDTTEIALNRFLEDVQKSVIETSTEIVDTESGKTNVSSIEIKLTKI